One Aquarana catesbeiana isolate 2022-GZ linkage group LG04, ASM4218655v1, whole genome shotgun sequence genomic region harbors:
- the LOC141141118 gene encoding taste receptor type 2 member 40-like produces the protein MVGLLSVFFISILSSEFILGTTLNAFIVVAHCLDWRKTKHLASSDKIIMALCISRFFLQCCIALLNFLHTFLSELYSRPYSNEISFVVTIFLSLTSLWIATLLSVFYCVKITTYNFPIFLFLKRRISKLVPWLLWFCLLASLASSLPLGFYMFVLSYKNSTVNNSTQEIVMRSRNLGNQSLIHTICSSMPFAIFSVSVWLLIHSLWRHTRQMQKSGSSFRGPNLDTHIGVVKSLIVFFFLYIAYFLCVNLSLFGLMSIYSPWVIFVSVLISAYPFLHSAILIFTSNKLRKTFIDLARTLLPQRLFSKIS, from the coding sequence ATGGTGGGCCTTCTCAGTGTTTTCTTCATTTCCATTCTGTCCAGTGAATTTATCTTGGGGACGACTCTAAATGCCTTCATCGTGGTAGCCCATTGTCTGGACTGGAGGAAAACCAAACACCTGGCAAGCAGTGACAAAATTATCATGGCTCTCTGCATTTCTAGATTTTTCTTGCAGTGTTGCATCGCGCTCCTTAACTTCTTGCACACCTTTTTGTCAGAGCTATATTCAAGGCCATATTCGAATGAGATTTCTTTCGTTGTGACAATTTTCCTCAGCTTGACAAGCCTTTGGATTGCCACGCTCCTTTCTGTGTTTTATTGTGTGAAAATTACAACTTACAACTTTCCCATATTTCTCTTCTTAAAAAGAAGGATCTCCAAGCTAGTCCCATGGCTGCTCTGGTTTTGCTTGCTGGCCTCTCTGGCCTCCAGCCTCCCGCTTGGCTTTTACATGTTCGTGTTGAGCTACAAAAACTCCACTGTGAACAACTCCACACAGGAAATTGTTATGAGGTCCAGAAACTTAGGCAACCAGTCTCTGATACATACCATCTGTTCCTCTATGCCTTTTGCAATCTTTAGTGTTTCTGTCTGGCTTCTAATACACTCTCTTTGGAGACACACAAGGCAGATGCAAAAGAGTGGGAGCTCTTTTCGAGGTCCAAACTTGGACACTCACATAGGAGTTGTAAAAAgtttaattgtcttttttttcttgtatattgcTTATTTTTTATGTGTGAATCTCTCTTTATTTGGACTGATGTCCATTTATTCTCCTTGGGTAATTTTTGTCTCTGTCCTTATTTCAGCTTACCCCTTCCTGCATTCGGCTATCTTAATTTTTACCAGCAACAAACTGAGAAAGACCTTCATAGATTTAGCTCGTACTTTGTTGCCACAAAGATTGTTTTCTAAAATATCCTGA